A single region of the Halorussus sp. MSC15.2 genome encodes:
- a CDS encoding glycosyltransferase family 2 protein — protein sequence MRTVIAFLRAALAGSLLTVLYTNLLYPVSVGLVGAIRGPESSDSGDGASPGGESSGASSASAESTDCGPEASLPSVSLVVAAYNEEDVIADKIENSLALDYPDEKLEILVFSDASSDATDDIVRSYEGVELIRVEGRVGKTECQNVVADRADGDILVFSDANSMYEPDAIRRLVARFDDDVGCVVGGLHYDNVGDNTGGIPVYRRFERFVQRAESRTGSIVKGNGAIYAVRADDYVPLAPDLMSDFAEPMAIRSLGKRVTFAPDAVALERARDDLDSQRDAENRITTRSWHTLSSFTELLNPAEYGTYSVKLWSRTVLLWLTPVFLGVAGSSALLLTLLEPTPLHLLVAGGFGAFALSVGVTAGAKRRGRSVPLPLQATYYFALLNYSLLVGLSNFLRGRNVVTWDTDERTDETDASEASETGAVDPQD from the coding sequence ATGAGAACCGTAATCGCGTTCCTGCGGGCCGCGTTGGCGGGGTCACTGTTGACGGTACTGTACACGAACCTCCTCTATCCGGTGTCGGTCGGACTGGTCGGCGCGATACGGGGACCGGAGTCCAGTGACTCGGGGGATGGGGCATCACCCGGCGGAGAGTCCTCGGGCGCGTCGTCGGCGAGCGCCGAATCGACTGACTGCGGGCCGGAAGCATCCCTCCCGAGCGTGTCGCTCGTCGTCGCGGCGTACAACGAGGAGGACGTCATCGCCGACAAGATAGAGAACAGTCTCGCGCTCGACTACCCCGACGAGAAGTTGGAAATACTCGTCTTCTCGGACGCGTCGAGCGACGCCACCGACGACATTGTCCGGTCGTACGAAGGCGTCGAACTGATTCGGGTCGAGGGTCGGGTCGGCAAAACCGAGTGCCAGAACGTCGTCGCCGACCGGGCCGACGGCGACATCCTCGTCTTCTCGGACGCCAACAGCATGTACGAACCCGACGCGATACGCCGACTCGTCGCCCGATTCGACGACGACGTGGGGTGCGTGGTCGGGGGTCTCCACTACGATAACGTCGGCGACAACACCGGCGGCATCCCCGTCTACCGGCGGTTCGAGCGGTTCGTCCAGCGCGCGGAGTCCCGGACCGGGTCCATCGTCAAGGGGAACGGTGCCATCTACGCGGTTCGGGCCGACGACTACGTCCCGCTCGCGCCCGACCTGATGAGCGACTTCGCCGAACCGATGGCGATTCGGTCGCTGGGCAAGCGGGTGACGTTCGCGCCCGACGCGGTGGCGCTCGAACGCGCTCGCGACGACCTCGACTCCCAGCGCGACGCCGAGAACCGAATCACGACGCGGTCGTGGCACACGCTCTCGTCGTTCACCGAACTGCTGAACCCCGCCGAGTACGGCACGTACTCGGTCAAACTCTGGTCGCGGACGGTGCTGCTGTGGCTCACGCCGGTCTTCCTCGGCGTCGCCGGGTCGTCGGCGCTCCTGCTAACGCTCCTCGAACCGACGCCGCTCCACCTCCTCGTTGCCGGAGGGTTCGGGGCGTTCGCGCTCTCGGTGGGCGTCACCGCCGGGGCCAAGCGGCGCGGTCGGTCGGTCCCGCTTCCACTGCAGGCGACGTACTACTTCGCGCTGCTCAACTACAGTCTGCTCGTCGGACTCTCGAACTTCCTCCGGGGTCGCAACGTCGTGACGTGGGACACCGACGAGCGGACCGACGAGACCGACGCGAGCGAAGCCAGCGAGACCGGCGCGGTCGACCCGCAGGACTGA
- a CDS encoding polysaccharide lyase, giving the protein MKPTRRRVLLGLGALAGGAGLTYAVHDDGRTGSDEPHERAPKTRRTMRPTRRGPNLTTEGGAETTGERGAETTEDAAETTTEDEDETTSERDVDFPERFVEFSFDRRNSLGKFTERDFESNLEIDDRGISSGSDSLQVTFQKGSHYGTSLHYKFDEAGYADSEELHARYYLRFSETFDLPRGAGGKLPGPAGTYGRAGWGGRRADGTNGWSARMYFTPSDAPERPIQLSSYVYHAEMDGRYGDIFEWDESAAGRLELGKWHRIDNYIRLNTPGKNDGVLRGWVNGERTLDVTDLRFRDVCWLRINQYWFDCYWGGSSPSPTDNRVYFDRMTLFSEHQHPNEWAGTETGMTPRPETSEGTTGPVDAETTATNEATDADAANTTGGETTQRTTEATETREAETTMEAETTNETAERTTTADEQTTK; this is encoded by the coding sequence ATGAAACCGACGCGACGACGGGTGCTTCTCGGTCTCGGCGCGCTCGCGGGCGGCGCGGGTCTCACCTACGCGGTGCACGACGACGGTCGAACGGGGAGCGACGAACCTCACGAGCGGGCACCGAAGACGAGGCGAACGATGCGACCGACTCGACGCGGTCCGAACTTGACCACCGAAGGAGGGGCGGAGACGACGGGCGAGCGCGGGGCGGAGACGACCGAAGACGCGGCCGAGACCACCACCGAAGACGAGGACGAGACGACGAGCGAGCGCGACGTGGACTTCCCCGAGCGATTCGTCGAGTTCTCGTTCGACCGGCGGAACTCCCTCGGGAAGTTCACGGAGCGCGACTTCGAGTCCAACCTCGAAATCGACGACCGCGGTATCTCCTCGGGGTCGGACTCGCTTCAGGTGACGTTTCAGAAGGGCAGTCACTACGGCACGTCGCTCCACTACAAGTTCGACGAGGCGGGGTACGCCGACTCCGAGGAACTACACGCACGCTACTACCTCCGGTTCTCGGAGACGTTCGACCTGCCGCGCGGTGCCGGCGGGAAGTTACCCGGCCCGGCCGGGACGTACGGGCGGGCGGGATGGGGCGGCCGTAGAGCGGACGGAACGAACGGGTGGTCCGCGCGGATGTACTTCACCCCGAGCGACGCCCCCGAGCGCCCGATTCAGCTATCGAGCTACGTCTACCACGCCGAGATGGACGGTCGCTACGGCGACATCTTCGAGTGGGACGAGTCGGCGGCGGGGCGTCTGGAACTCGGTAAGTGGCACCGAATCGACAACTACATCCGATTGAACACTCCCGGCAAGAACGACGGCGTGTTGAGGGGGTGGGTGAACGGAGAGCGCACGCTCGACGTGACCGACCTTCGATTCCGCGACGTGTGTTGGCTCAGAATCAACCAGTACTGGTTCGACTGCTACTGGGGCGGGTCGTCCCCCTCTCCCACCGACAATCGGGTGTACTTCGACCGAATGACGCTGTTCTCCGAACACCAACATCCGAACGAGTGGGCCGGGACCGAGACGGGGATGACGCCCAGACCCGAGACGTCCGAGGGGACTACCGGACCCGTGGACGCTGAGACCACTGCAACGAACGAAGCGACCGACGCTGACGCTGCGAACACGACCGGCGGGGAGACCACCCAGAGGACCACGGAGGCGACGGAGACGAGGGAAGCGGAGACGACGATGGAAGCGGAGACGACGAACGAAACGGCCGAGCGGACCACGACGGCCGACGAGCAGACGACGAAATAG
- a CDS encoding glycosyltransferase, with protein MPDNRERTGGSRVTSSSATGGEQKASEPGVSSADDVRTSGDAPSAEAQVLHLPHFDSNPYQKNLAEALEARGVSVTLASGYPLETMRTVASEGIPDVLHLHWISPYLVGDGRLRSAAKAAVFLAGLFVARLLGVRIVWTAHNLVEHERRHPTFERFCKRFLVRRVFDRVFVHWSSARLRLVEEYGLSGEERADLVTIPHGHYVEDYENDIDRETARNRLGLSDDAFVFLYFGRIRPYKQVPALVEAFGRLDAADARLVVAGNATDDELHERVASRAAADDRVRSVLEYIPDDEVQTYMNAADAVVFPFRDIFTSGSVLLAMSFGKAVVAPESGCLPDVVGESGGVLYDPDDPVGLPTAIRKALSRDVAWMGRRNYETAVGYSWDDVAERTAAAYAELLDSR; from the coding sequence ATGCCGGACAACCGAGAGCGAACCGGAGGGTCGCGGGTGACTTCGTCGTCGGCGACCGGTGGCGAACAGAAGGCGTCCGAACCGGGGGTTTCGTCGGCCGACGACGTGCGCACGTCCGGGGATGCACCGAGCGCCGAGGCGCAGGTGTTGCACCTGCCGCACTTCGACTCGAACCCGTATCAGAAGAATCTGGCCGAGGCGCTCGAAGCGCGCGGCGTCTCGGTCACGCTGGCGAGCGGGTATCCGCTGGAGACGATGCGGACGGTCGCGTCCGAGGGGATTCCGGACGTCCTCCACCTCCACTGGATTTCGCCGTACCTCGTCGGCGACGGGCGACTCCGGAGCGCGGCGAAGGCCGCGGTGTTCCTCGCGGGACTGTTCGTCGCGCGACTCCTCGGCGTCCGAATCGTCTGGACCGCCCACAATCTAGTCGAACACGAGCGCAGGCACCCGACGTTCGAGCGATTCTGCAAACGATTCCTCGTGCGTCGCGTCTTCGACCGGGTGTTCGTCCACTGGTCGAGCGCGCGACTCCGACTGGTCGAGGAGTACGGCCTTTCGGGCGAGGAGCGCGCCGACCTCGTGACGATTCCTCACGGCCACTACGTCGAGGACTACGAGAACGACATCGACCGCGAGACGGCCCGAAACCGACTCGGTCTCTCCGACGACGCGTTCGTCTTCCTCTACTTCGGTCGCATCCGCCCGTACAAGCAGGTGCCCGCGCTGGTCGAGGCGTTCGGCCGACTCGACGCTGCCGACGCGCGCCTCGTGGTCGCCGGGAACGCGACCGACGACGAGTTGCACGAGCGGGTCGCCTCCCGGGCCGCCGCGGACGACCGGGTCCGGTCGGTCCTCGAATACATCCCCGACGACGAGGTACAGACGTACATGAACGCGGCCGACGCCGTGGTCTTCCCCTTCCGCGATATCTTCACGTCCGGCAGCGTCCTGCTCGCCATGTCGTTCGGAAAGGCGGTCGTCGCACCCGAGTCGGGGTGTCTCCCGGACGTGGTCGGCGAGTCGGGCGGCGTCCTCTACGACCCCGACGACCCTGTGGGCCTGCCGACCGCCATCCGGAAGGCGCTGTCCCGGGACGTGGCGTGGATGGGTCGTCGCAACTACGAGACCGCGGTCGGCTACTCGTGGGACGACGTGGCCGAGCGAACCGCCGCCGCCTACGCCGAACTGCTGGACTCGCGCTGA